Part of the Halobaculum halobium genome, AAGACGCCGGAGGCGACGACGATGAACCCCGCGGCCGTGTAGAACGCCACGCTTGTGGAGACGTACTGCTTGATCGCGCCGATCCCGACCGGCCCCGCGACCTGGCCGACTTTCCACGAGATCGACCGGAGGCTCATCGCAGAGGCGACGGAGTCGTAGCGTTCGCCCTCCTCGACGAACAGCGACATCGACGCCGGCAGGCGAAGCGAGTCGGCGATCCCGAGCACCATGTACGCCCCGAAGAGGCTGAAGAACGCCCCGCCGAGCACCTGCTCGCCGCCGAACGCGACGAACCGAACCGGGTCGATGGCACCCTCGAAGTAGTAGCTGAGCGGGATGAGGGCCGTGCCGATTCCGTACAGGAGCGCGCCGGCGACGACGAAGTACTCCTTGTTGCCGACGCGGTCGGTGAGGTCGCCGACGTACCCCTGCGTGATCGACTTTGTGAGCTTTCCGCCCGCGAGGATCCAGCCGATGGCGAACGCGGTCGTGCCGAACTCGGTGCGCGCGAGGATGGGGAGGAAGATGATGACGGCCATCTTGCCGACCGAAAAGGCGAGCCGGAAGACGACGAGCGCGCGGATCATCGGGAGATCCAGCAGCGCCTTCAGCGTCGCGACGCCGCCGCCGGCGTCGTTCTCGGTGCCGCCGCCGGGGTTGTCGCGGAGGTTGACGAACACGAGGACGAACGCGAGGATCGTGACCCCGGTGAGCACGAGGTAGGTGAACGTGTAGCCCTCCGCGAACAGGAGGTACCCCCCGACCACGTCGCCCGCGAGGCTGGAGAACGCCGCGACCTGGTTGTACGAACCGAGCCAGCGACCGTTCTCGTCGTCCGGCGCGATGTGCCCGACGACGGTCGAGCCCGTGATCCAGAGGACGGACGCGCCGACGCCCTGCAACACCCGAACGAGGATGACGTGGGCCGCGCTCTCGACGAGCATGAACCCGAAGAAGACGACGACGTTGATCGCGAGCCCGAGCAGGAGCCAGTGTTTGGCGTTGCCCGTGTCGACCTTCCGGCCGAGCGGGACGACGATGAGCAGCTGGACGACCGCAAAGGCGGTGCCGAACAGCCCCTCGACCGTCCCGGTCGTGTCGAACTGCTCGGCGTAGAGCGCCAGAGCGATGAGCAGCGTCGAATACGCCTGACTCCGCGCGAACGCCGTGCCCGCGAGCGCCGAGAACTCCCGGTCGCGCAACAGCGCGACGGAGCTGCCGAACTGCGCCACTGTTACGTTCCGAAATACACAGCGTGCGCTTAAACTCAATCATCGCGGCCGTCTGCGAGGTGTACTCGCACGGCACACACGTCGGTTGCGGCGGTGAGAGCCCGCAGCGGGATGCTACAGCTCGATCCGTTCGACGAGCTGGTCGTCGCTCTTGGTGTTGATCGCGACGATCCGAACCTTGTCCTCGATGAGCGAGTCGTGGAGCTTGGACTTCAGGAGGTTGTCGACCTGGTAGACGCCCGCGGCGTTCACCATCTTGATCTCGACGAGCACGGGCA contains:
- a CDS encoding MFS transporter, whose product is MAQFGSSVALLRDREFSALAGTAFARSQAYSTLLIALALYAEQFDTTGTVEGLFGTAFAVVQLLIVVPLGRKVDTGNAKHWLLLGLAINVVVFFGFMLVESAAHVILVRVLQGVGASVLWITGSTVVGHIAPDDENGRWLGSYNQVAAFSSLAGDVVGGYLLFAEGYTFTYLVLTGVTILAFVLVFVNLRDNPGGGTENDAGGGVATLKALLDLPMIRALVVFRLAFSVGKMAVIIFLPILARTEFGTTAFAIGWILAGGKLTKSITQGYVGDLTDRVGNKEYFVVAGALLYGIGTALIPLSYYFEGAIDPVRFVAFGGEQVLGGAFFSLFGAYMVLGIADSLRLPASMSLFVEEGERYDSVASAMSLRSISWKVGQVAGPVGIGAIKQYVSTSVAFYTAAGFIVVASGVFWVVFRRASAREAALADVEADPDVADD